Proteins encoded within one genomic window of Ovis aries strain OAR_USU_Benz2616 breed Rambouillet chromosome 1, ARS-UI_Ramb_v3.0, whole genome shotgun sequence:
- the SMG5 gene encoding nonsense-mediated mRNA decay factor SMG5 isoform X3, translated as MFLHPVDYGRKAEELLWRKVYYEVIQLIKTNKKHIHSRSTLECAYRTHLVAGIGFYQHLLLYIQSHYQLELQCCIDWTHVTDPLIGCKKPVSASGKEMDWAQMACHRCLVYLGDLSRYQNELAGVDTELLAERFYYQALSVAPQIGMPFNQLGTLAGSKYYNVEAMYCYLRCIQSEVSFEGAYGNLKRLYDKAAKMYHQLKKCETRKLSPSKKRCKDIKRLLVNFMYLQSLLQPKSSSVDSELTSLCQSVLEDFNLCLFYLPSSPNLSLASEDEEEYESGYAFLPDLLIFQMVIICLMGVHSLKRAGSKQYSAAIAFTLALFSHLVNHVNIRLQAELEEGENPVPAFQSDGADELESKEPLEKEEEPGPEPPPVVPPEGEVRKSRKFSRLSCLRRRRHPPKAGDDSDLSEGFDSDSSHDSARASEGSDSGSDKSLEGGGTAFDAETDSEMNSQESRSDLEDMEDEDGTRSPALEPSRARSEAPESLNGPLGPSEASIASNLQAMSTQMFQTKRCFRLAPTFSNLLLQPTTEAAASASLRRCVNGDVDRPSEPASEEGSESEGSESSGRSFRNERSIQEKLQVLMAEGLLPAVKVFLDWLRTNPDLIIVCAQSSQSLWNRLSVLLNLLPAAGELQESGLALCAEVQELLEGCELPDLPSSLLLPEDTALRNLPPLRAAHRRFSFDTARLLLSTLEETVVRICCIRSFGHFVARLQGSILQFNAEVGIFVSIAQSEQESLLQQAQAQFRMAQEEARRNRLMRDMAQLRLQLEVSQLEGSLQQPKAQSAMSPYLVPDTQALCHHLPVIRQLATSGRFIVIIPRTVIDGLDLLKKEHPGARDGIRYLEAEFKKGNRYIRCQREAGKSFERHKLKRQDADAWTLYKILDSCKQLTLAQGAGEEDPSGMVTIITGLPLDNPSTLSGPMQAALQAAAHASVDIKNVLDFYKQWKEIG; from the exons ATGTTCCTGCACCCGGTGGACTATGGGAGGAAGGCTGAGGAGCTACTGTGGAGAAAGGTATACTACGAAGTTATCCAGCTTATCAAGACTAACAAAAAG CATATCCACAGCCGGAGTACCTTGGAATGTGCCTACAGGACGCACCTGGTTGCTGGGATCGGCTTCTACCAGCATCTCCTTCTCTACATCCAGTCTCACTACCAGCTGGAACTGCAGTGCTGCATCGACTGGACCCATGTCACCGACCCCCTCATAG gatgCAAGAAGCCAGTGTCTGCCTCAGGGAAGGAGATGGATTGGGCACAGATGGCATGCCACCGATGTCTAGTGTACCTGGGGGATTTGT CACGGTATCAGAATGAACTAGCTGGCGTAGACACTGAGCTGCTAGCTGAGAGATTTTACTACCAAGCCCTGTCAGTAGCTCCTCAGATTG GAATGCCCTTCAACCAGCTGGGCACCCTTGCAGGCAGCAAGTACTATAATGTGGAAGCCATGTATTGCTACCTGCGCTG cATTCAGTCGGAAGTGTCCTTTGAGGGGGCCTATGGAAACCTCAAGCGGCTGTATGACAAGGCAGCGAAAATGTACCACCAGCTGAAGAAGTGTGAGACTCGGAAACTCTCTCCCAGCAAGAAGCG ATGTAAAGACATTAAGAGGTTGCTGGTGAACTTTATGTATCTGCAAAGCCTCCTGCAGCCCAAAAGCAG CTCCGTGGACTCAGAGCTGACGTCCCTTTGCCAGTCAGTCCTGGAGGACTTCAACCTCTGTCTCTTCTACCTGCCCTCCTCACCCAACCTCAGCCTGGCCAGTGAGGATGAGGAGGAGTATGAGAGTGGATATGCTTTCCTCCCGGACCTTCTCATCTTTCAGATGGTCATCATCTGCCTTATGGGGGTGCACAGCTTGAAGAGAGCAG GGTCCAAGCAGTACAGTGCAGCCATCGCCTTCACCCTGGCCCTCTTCTCCCACCTCGTCAATCACGTCAACATCCGGCTGCAGGCTGAGCTGGAAGAGGGCGAGAATCCCGTCCCGGCATTCCAGAGTGATGGCGCAG ATGAACTGGAGTCCAAggaacccttggagaaggaggaggagccgGGTCCTGAGCCGCCTCCTGTAGTACCTCCAGAGGgtgaggtcagaaagagtcggaagTTCTCCCGCCTCTCctgcctccgccgccgccgccacccgcCCAAAGCAGGTGATGACAGTGACCTGAGTGAAGGCTTTGACTCGGACTCAAGCCATGACTCGGCCCGGGCCAGTGAGGGCTCGGACAGTGGCTCCGACAAGAGTCTTGAAGGTGGAGGAACAGCTTTTGACGCTGAGACAGATTCAGAAATGAACAGTCAGGAGTCCCGATCAGACCTGGAAGATATGGAGGATGAGGATGGGACACGGTCCCCAGCCCTGGAGCCATCTCGGGCCAGGTCAGAGGCTCCTGAATCCCTCAATGGCCCTCTGGGCCCCAGCGAGGCCAGCATTGCTAGCAATCTACAAGCCATGTCCACCCAGATGTTCCAGACCAAACGCTGCTTCCGACTGGCCCCCACCTTCAGCAACCTGCTCCTCCAGCCCACCACCGAAGCAGCCGCCTCGGCCAGCCTCAGGCGCTGTGTCAACGGGGATGTGGACAGGCCTTCAGAGCCAG CCTCTGAAGAGGGCTCGGAGTCGGAGGGAAGCGAGTCCAGTGGGCGCTCCTTTCGGAATGAGCGGAGCATCCAGGAGAAGCTGCAGGTCTTGATGGCCGAAGGCCTGCTCCCTGCCGTGAAAGTCTTCCTGGACTGGCTGCGGACCAACCCCGACCTCATCATTGTGTGTGCGCAG AGCTCTCAAAGTCTGTGGAACCGCCTGTCTGTGTTGCTGAACCTGTTGCCAGCTGCTGGCGAACTCCAAGAATCTG gcctggccctgtGTGCTGAGGTCCAGGAGCTTCTTGAAGGTTGTGAACTGCCTGACCTCCCATCTAGCCTGCTGCTCCCAGAGGACACGGCACTTCGAAACCTGCCTCCCCTCCGGGCGGCCCACAGACGCTTTAGCTTTGATACAGCTCGGCTCTTGCTCAGCACCTTAGAGGAG ACAGTCGTGCGGATCTGCTGCATACGCAGCTTTGGCCACTTCGTTGCCCGCCTGCAAGGCAGTATCCTGCAGTTCAACGCAGAGGTCGGCATCTTTGTCAGCATCGCCCAGTCTGAGCAGGAGAGCCTGCTGCAGCAGGCCCAGGCCCAGTTCCGCATG GCACAGGAGGAAGCTCGGCGGAACAGGCTGATGAGAGACATGGCCCAGCTACGACTTCAG CTCGAGGTCTCTCAGCTGGAAGGGAGCCTGCAGCAGCCCAAGGCACAGTCAGCAATGTCTCCCTACCTCGTCCCCGACACCCAGGCCCTCTGCCACCACCTCCCTGTCATCCGCCAGCTGGCCACCAGTGGCCGCTTCATCGTCATCATCCCGAGGACAG TGATCGATGGCCTGGATTTGCTGAAGAAGGAGCACCCCGGGGCCCGGGATGGGATCCGATATCTGGAGGCAGAGTTTAAAAAAGGGAACAG GTACATTCGCTgccagagagaggcagggaagagCTTCGAGCGGCATAAGCTGAAGAGGCAGGATGCCGATGCCTG gaCACTCTATAAGATCCTGGACAGCTGCAAACAGCTGACTCTGGCCCAGGGGGCAGGTGAGGAGGACCCGAGCGGCATGGTGACCATCATCACAGGCCTTCCACTGGATAACCCTAGCACGCTCTCAGGCCCTATGCAG GCAGCCTTGCAGGCCGCTGCACATGCCAGTGTGGACATCAAGAATGTTCTGGACTTCTACAAGCAATGGAAGGAGATTGGCTGA
- the SMG5 gene encoding nonsense-mediated mRNA decay factor SMG5 isoform X1 — protein sequence MSQGPPTGESSEPEAKVLHTKRLYRAVVEAVHRLDLILCNKTAYQEVFKPENISLRNKLRELCVKLMFLHPVDYGRKAEELLWRKVYYEVIQLIKTNKKHIHSRSTLECAYRTHLVAGIGFYQHLLLYIQSHYQLELQCCIDWTHVTDPLIGCKKPVSASGKEMDWAQMACHRCLVYLGDLSRYQNELAGVDTELLAERFYYQALSVAPQIGMPFNQLGTLAGSKYYNVEAMYCYLRCIQSEVSFEGAYGNLKRLYDKAAKMYHQLKKCETRKLSPSKKRCKDIKRLLVNFMYLQSLLQPKSSSVDSELTSLCQSVLEDFNLCLFYLPSSPNLSLASEDEEEYESGYAFLPDLLIFQMVIICLMGVHSLKRAGSKQYSAAIAFTLALFSHLVNHVNIRLQAELEEGENPVPAFQSDGADELESKEPLEKEEEPGPEPPPVVPPEGEVRKSRKFSRLSCLRRRRHPPKAGDDSDLSEGFDSDSSHDSARASEGSDSGSDKSLEGGGTAFDAETDSEMNSQESRSDLEDMEDEDGTRSPALEPSRARSEAPESLNGPLGPSEASIASNLQAMSTQMFQTKRCFRLAPTFSNLLLQPTTEAAASASLRRCVNGDVDRPSEPASEEGSESEGSESSGRSFRNERSIQEKLQVLMAEGLLPAVKVFLDWLRTNPDLIIVCAQSSQSLWNRLSVLLNLLPAAGELQESGLALCAEVQELLEGCELPDLPSSLLLPEDTALRNLPPLRAAHRRFSFDTARLLLSTLEETVVRICCIRSFGHFVARLQGSILQFNAEVGIFVSIAQSEQESLLQQAQAQFRMAQEEARRNRLMRDMAQLRLQLEVSQLEGSLQQPKAQSAMSPYLVPDTQALCHHLPVIRQLATSGRFIVIIPRTVIDGLDLLKKEHPGARDGIRYLEAEFKKGNRYIRCQREAGKSFERHKLKRQDADAWTLYKILDSCKQLTLAQGAGEEDPSGMVTIITGLPLDNPSTLSGPMQAALQAAAHASVDIKNVLDFYKQWKEIG from the exons ATGAGCCAAGGCCCCCCCACAGGGGAGAGCAGCGAGCCCGAAGCAAAGGTCCTCCACACTAAGCGGCTTTACCG GGCTGTGGTGGAGGCTGTGCATCGACTTGACCTCATCCTTTGCAACAAAACCGCTTATCAAGAAGTGTTCAAACCGGAGAACATTAGCCTGAGGAACAA GCTGCGTGAGCTCTGCGTCAAGCTTATGTTCCTGCACCCGGTGGACTATGGGAGGAAGGCTGAGGAGCTACTGTGGAGAAAGGTATACTACGAAGTTATCCAGCTTATCAAGACTAACAAAAAG CATATCCACAGCCGGAGTACCTTGGAATGTGCCTACAGGACGCACCTGGTTGCTGGGATCGGCTTCTACCAGCATCTCCTTCTCTACATCCAGTCTCACTACCAGCTGGAACTGCAGTGCTGCATCGACTGGACCCATGTCACCGACCCCCTCATAG gatgCAAGAAGCCAGTGTCTGCCTCAGGGAAGGAGATGGATTGGGCACAGATGGCATGCCACCGATGTCTAGTGTACCTGGGGGATTTGT CACGGTATCAGAATGAACTAGCTGGCGTAGACACTGAGCTGCTAGCTGAGAGATTTTACTACCAAGCCCTGTCAGTAGCTCCTCAGATTG GAATGCCCTTCAACCAGCTGGGCACCCTTGCAGGCAGCAAGTACTATAATGTGGAAGCCATGTATTGCTACCTGCGCTG cATTCAGTCGGAAGTGTCCTTTGAGGGGGCCTATGGAAACCTCAAGCGGCTGTATGACAAGGCAGCGAAAATGTACCACCAGCTGAAGAAGTGTGAGACTCGGAAACTCTCTCCCAGCAAGAAGCG ATGTAAAGACATTAAGAGGTTGCTGGTGAACTTTATGTATCTGCAAAGCCTCCTGCAGCCCAAAAGCAG CTCCGTGGACTCAGAGCTGACGTCCCTTTGCCAGTCAGTCCTGGAGGACTTCAACCTCTGTCTCTTCTACCTGCCCTCCTCACCCAACCTCAGCCTGGCCAGTGAGGATGAGGAGGAGTATGAGAGTGGATATGCTTTCCTCCCGGACCTTCTCATCTTTCAGATGGTCATCATCTGCCTTATGGGGGTGCACAGCTTGAAGAGAGCAG GGTCCAAGCAGTACAGTGCAGCCATCGCCTTCACCCTGGCCCTCTTCTCCCACCTCGTCAATCACGTCAACATCCGGCTGCAGGCTGAGCTGGAAGAGGGCGAGAATCCCGTCCCGGCATTCCAGAGTGATGGCGCAG ATGAACTGGAGTCCAAggaacccttggagaaggaggaggagccgGGTCCTGAGCCGCCTCCTGTAGTACCTCCAGAGGgtgaggtcagaaagagtcggaagTTCTCCCGCCTCTCctgcctccgccgccgccgccacccgcCCAAAGCAGGTGATGACAGTGACCTGAGTGAAGGCTTTGACTCGGACTCAAGCCATGACTCGGCCCGGGCCAGTGAGGGCTCGGACAGTGGCTCCGACAAGAGTCTTGAAGGTGGAGGAACAGCTTTTGACGCTGAGACAGATTCAGAAATGAACAGTCAGGAGTCCCGATCAGACCTGGAAGATATGGAGGATGAGGATGGGACACGGTCCCCAGCCCTGGAGCCATCTCGGGCCAGGTCAGAGGCTCCTGAATCCCTCAATGGCCCTCTGGGCCCCAGCGAGGCCAGCATTGCTAGCAATCTACAAGCCATGTCCACCCAGATGTTCCAGACCAAACGCTGCTTCCGACTGGCCCCCACCTTCAGCAACCTGCTCCTCCAGCCCACCACCGAAGCAGCCGCCTCGGCCAGCCTCAGGCGCTGTGTCAACGGGGATGTGGACAGGCCTTCAGAGCCAG CCTCTGAAGAGGGCTCGGAGTCGGAGGGAAGCGAGTCCAGTGGGCGCTCCTTTCGGAATGAGCGGAGCATCCAGGAGAAGCTGCAGGTCTTGATGGCCGAAGGCCTGCTCCCTGCCGTGAAAGTCTTCCTGGACTGGCTGCGGACCAACCCCGACCTCATCATTGTGTGTGCGCAG AGCTCTCAAAGTCTGTGGAACCGCCTGTCTGTGTTGCTGAACCTGTTGCCAGCTGCTGGCGAACTCCAAGAATCTG gcctggccctgtGTGCTGAGGTCCAGGAGCTTCTTGAAGGTTGTGAACTGCCTGACCTCCCATCTAGCCTGCTGCTCCCAGAGGACACGGCACTTCGAAACCTGCCTCCCCTCCGGGCGGCCCACAGACGCTTTAGCTTTGATACAGCTCGGCTCTTGCTCAGCACCTTAGAGGAG ACAGTCGTGCGGATCTGCTGCATACGCAGCTTTGGCCACTTCGTTGCCCGCCTGCAAGGCAGTATCCTGCAGTTCAACGCAGAGGTCGGCATCTTTGTCAGCATCGCCCAGTCTGAGCAGGAGAGCCTGCTGCAGCAGGCCCAGGCCCAGTTCCGCATG GCACAGGAGGAAGCTCGGCGGAACAGGCTGATGAGAGACATGGCCCAGCTACGACTTCAG CTCGAGGTCTCTCAGCTGGAAGGGAGCCTGCAGCAGCCCAAGGCACAGTCAGCAATGTCTCCCTACCTCGTCCCCGACACCCAGGCCCTCTGCCACCACCTCCCTGTCATCCGCCAGCTGGCCACCAGTGGCCGCTTCATCGTCATCATCCCGAGGACAG TGATCGATGGCCTGGATTTGCTGAAGAAGGAGCACCCCGGGGCCCGGGATGGGATCCGATATCTGGAGGCAGAGTTTAAAAAAGGGAACAG GTACATTCGCTgccagagagaggcagggaagagCTTCGAGCGGCATAAGCTGAAGAGGCAGGATGCCGATGCCTG gaCACTCTATAAGATCCTGGACAGCTGCAAACAGCTGACTCTGGCCCAGGGGGCAGGTGAGGAGGACCCGAGCGGCATGGTGACCATCATCACAGGCCTTCCACTGGATAACCCTAGCACGCTCTCAGGCCCTATGCAG GCAGCCTTGCAGGCCGCTGCACATGCCAGTGTGGACATCAAGAATGTTCTGGACTTCTACAAGCAATGGAAGGAGATTGGCTGA
- the SMG5 gene encoding nonsense-mediated mRNA decay factor SMG5 isoform X4, producing the protein MDWAQMACHRCLVYLGDLSRYQNELAGVDTELLAERFYYQALSVAPQIGMPFNQLGTLAGSKYYNVEAMYCYLRCIQSEVSFEGAYGNLKRLYDKAAKMYHQLKKCETRKLSPSKKRCKDIKRLLVNFMYLQSLLQPKSSSVDSELTSLCQSVLEDFNLCLFYLPSSPNLSLASEDEEEYESGYAFLPDLLIFQMVIICLMGVHSLKRAGSKQYSAAIAFTLALFSHLVNHVNIRLQAELEEGENPVPAFQSDGADELESKEPLEKEEEPGPEPPPVVPPEGEVRKSRKFSRLSCLRRRRHPPKAGDDSDLSEGFDSDSSHDSARASEGSDSGSDKSLEGGGTAFDAETDSEMNSQESRSDLEDMEDEDGTRSPALEPSRARSEAPESLNGPLGPSEASIASNLQAMSTQMFQTKRCFRLAPTFSNLLLQPTTEAAASASLRRCVNGDVDRPSEPASEEGSESEGSESSGRSFRNERSIQEKLQVLMAEGLLPAVKVFLDWLRTNPDLIIVCAQSSQSLWNRLSVLLNLLPAAGELQESGLALCAEVQELLEGCELPDLPSSLLLPEDTALRNLPPLRAAHRRFSFDTARLLLSTLEETVVRICCIRSFGHFVARLQGSILQFNAEVGIFVSIAQSEQESLLQQAQAQFRMAQEEARRNRLMRDMAQLRLQLEVSQLEGSLQQPKAQSAMSPYLVPDTQALCHHLPVIRQLATSGRFIVIIPRTVIDGLDLLKKEHPGARDGIRYLEAEFKKGNRYIRCQREAGKSFERHKLKRQDADAWTLYKILDSCKQLTLAQGAGEEDPSGMVTIITGLPLDNPSTLSGPMQAALQAAAHASVDIKNVLDFYKQWKEIG; encoded by the exons ATGGATTGGGCACAGATGGCATGCCACCGATGTCTAGTGTACCTGGGGGATTTGT CACGGTATCAGAATGAACTAGCTGGCGTAGACACTGAGCTGCTAGCTGAGAGATTTTACTACCAAGCCCTGTCAGTAGCTCCTCAGATTG GAATGCCCTTCAACCAGCTGGGCACCCTTGCAGGCAGCAAGTACTATAATGTGGAAGCCATGTATTGCTACCTGCGCTG cATTCAGTCGGAAGTGTCCTTTGAGGGGGCCTATGGAAACCTCAAGCGGCTGTATGACAAGGCAGCGAAAATGTACCACCAGCTGAAGAAGTGTGAGACTCGGAAACTCTCTCCCAGCAAGAAGCG ATGTAAAGACATTAAGAGGTTGCTGGTGAACTTTATGTATCTGCAAAGCCTCCTGCAGCCCAAAAGCAG CTCCGTGGACTCAGAGCTGACGTCCCTTTGCCAGTCAGTCCTGGAGGACTTCAACCTCTGTCTCTTCTACCTGCCCTCCTCACCCAACCTCAGCCTGGCCAGTGAGGATGAGGAGGAGTATGAGAGTGGATATGCTTTCCTCCCGGACCTTCTCATCTTTCAGATGGTCATCATCTGCCTTATGGGGGTGCACAGCTTGAAGAGAGCAG GGTCCAAGCAGTACAGTGCAGCCATCGCCTTCACCCTGGCCCTCTTCTCCCACCTCGTCAATCACGTCAACATCCGGCTGCAGGCTGAGCTGGAAGAGGGCGAGAATCCCGTCCCGGCATTCCAGAGTGATGGCGCAG ATGAACTGGAGTCCAAggaacccttggagaaggaggaggagccgGGTCCTGAGCCGCCTCCTGTAGTACCTCCAGAGGgtgaggtcagaaagagtcggaagTTCTCCCGCCTCTCctgcctccgccgccgccgccacccgcCCAAAGCAGGTGATGACAGTGACCTGAGTGAAGGCTTTGACTCGGACTCAAGCCATGACTCGGCCCGGGCCAGTGAGGGCTCGGACAGTGGCTCCGACAAGAGTCTTGAAGGTGGAGGAACAGCTTTTGACGCTGAGACAGATTCAGAAATGAACAGTCAGGAGTCCCGATCAGACCTGGAAGATATGGAGGATGAGGATGGGACACGGTCCCCAGCCCTGGAGCCATCTCGGGCCAGGTCAGAGGCTCCTGAATCCCTCAATGGCCCTCTGGGCCCCAGCGAGGCCAGCATTGCTAGCAATCTACAAGCCATGTCCACCCAGATGTTCCAGACCAAACGCTGCTTCCGACTGGCCCCCACCTTCAGCAACCTGCTCCTCCAGCCCACCACCGAAGCAGCCGCCTCGGCCAGCCTCAGGCGCTGTGTCAACGGGGATGTGGACAGGCCTTCAGAGCCAG CCTCTGAAGAGGGCTCGGAGTCGGAGGGAAGCGAGTCCAGTGGGCGCTCCTTTCGGAATGAGCGGAGCATCCAGGAGAAGCTGCAGGTCTTGATGGCCGAAGGCCTGCTCCCTGCCGTGAAAGTCTTCCTGGACTGGCTGCGGACCAACCCCGACCTCATCATTGTGTGTGCGCAG AGCTCTCAAAGTCTGTGGAACCGCCTGTCTGTGTTGCTGAACCTGTTGCCAGCTGCTGGCGAACTCCAAGAATCTG gcctggccctgtGTGCTGAGGTCCAGGAGCTTCTTGAAGGTTGTGAACTGCCTGACCTCCCATCTAGCCTGCTGCTCCCAGAGGACACGGCACTTCGAAACCTGCCTCCCCTCCGGGCGGCCCACAGACGCTTTAGCTTTGATACAGCTCGGCTCTTGCTCAGCACCTTAGAGGAG ACAGTCGTGCGGATCTGCTGCATACGCAGCTTTGGCCACTTCGTTGCCCGCCTGCAAGGCAGTATCCTGCAGTTCAACGCAGAGGTCGGCATCTTTGTCAGCATCGCCCAGTCTGAGCAGGAGAGCCTGCTGCAGCAGGCCCAGGCCCAGTTCCGCATG GCACAGGAGGAAGCTCGGCGGAACAGGCTGATGAGAGACATGGCCCAGCTACGACTTCAG CTCGAGGTCTCTCAGCTGGAAGGGAGCCTGCAGCAGCCCAAGGCACAGTCAGCAATGTCTCCCTACCTCGTCCCCGACACCCAGGCCCTCTGCCACCACCTCCCTGTCATCCGCCAGCTGGCCACCAGTGGCCGCTTCATCGTCATCATCCCGAGGACAG TGATCGATGGCCTGGATTTGCTGAAGAAGGAGCACCCCGGGGCCCGGGATGGGATCCGATATCTGGAGGCAGAGTTTAAAAAAGGGAACAG GTACATTCGCTgccagagagaggcagggaagagCTTCGAGCGGCATAAGCTGAAGAGGCAGGATGCCGATGCCTG gaCACTCTATAAGATCCTGGACAGCTGCAAACAGCTGACTCTGGCCCAGGGGGCAGGTGAGGAGGACCCGAGCGGCATGGTGACCATCATCACAGGCCTTCCACTGGATAACCCTAGCACGCTCTCAGGCCCTATGCAG GCAGCCTTGCAGGCCGCTGCACATGCCAGTGTGGACATCAAGAATGTTCTGGACTTCTACAAGCAATGGAAGGAGATTGGCTGA